DNA sequence from the Salifodinibacter halophilus genome:
GCGTGCGTTCGCGCCACTACGCAAAGCCCCGTTGTGTCCTTGTCTAAGCGATGAACGATCCCGCTACGCGGCAGACACGCCAGCTGTTGATCGTAGTAAATCAGCGCGTTTTGCAACGTGCCACTGGCATTGCCCGCCCCGGGATGCATCACGCGCCCCGCGGGTTTGTTAATCACCAAAATCGAGCTGTCCGCATACACAACGTCCAGCGGTATGGCTTCGGGGCCCACTTCGGTCGCATGCGGATCGTCGGGCACACACAGCTCGACGACTTCCCCACCCTGGACTTTTGATTTGGCCGGCGCCGCCGCACCATCGACCGTGAGCGCGCCATCGGCCAGCCAACGCTTCAAGCGCTCGCGCGAAAAATCGGGCAAACAATCGGCTAATGCCCTGTCCAGCCGCTGACCAACGGCAGTGGCATCCAGGATTCGACGATAGTAGCGCTCGCGATAATCAGCCGGCATTGGGTACACTGGGCGGGTGTTACAGCGACTCGCAGCACCGCGGGCCGAAATCCATGCGTATTATTCTACTTATCCTCAGCGTCGTCGTCGTCGCCACCCTCGCCGGCTGCGCCAATAACAGCGGCATCAACGAAACCGGTTACAGCGACAAACCGCTGGTCGATAGCCAAGGCAACAAACTAACCAAGGCCGATGCCAAACAGGTCTATCGCGCCGCGCACCAGTTCCTGGTTGAGGAAAAACCCGATAAAGCGCTGCGGCTGTACGCCAACATTGGCGCCCGCTTCCCGTTTTCATCAGTAGCTGTTCAGGCGGCCCTCGAAACCATCACCGCGCATCAACGGGCCCGCGAGTACAAAGCGGCGGTCAAAGCCGCGGATCAGTTCATCAAACAGCATCCGCAGCACGCGCATATCGACTACGCCTACTACATGCGCGGCGTATCGAATTACAAGCTCAACAAGAACCATTTTCTGGGCGCGCCGGCCGACCGACGCAACGTCGACCACCTGATTCAGGCTTTTTCCGATTTCAAAATCGTGACGACCAACTACCCACAAAGCGATTATGCAGCCGACGCGCGCCAGCACATGGTCGCGATCCGTAACCGCGTCGCAAAGTTCAATCTGCGGATCGCCAACTACTATCTAGCGCGTGACGCCTACGTCGGCGCCAGCCAACGCGCGAACAAGATCATCGAGAACTACCAGGGCGCCCAGGCCACCCCCAAGGCGCTACAAATCATGCAGCAGAGTTACCAAAAGCTGGACATGCCCCAGCTGGCCGCCGAGGCGCGTTCGATTCTGCAGGCTTCCTATCCGCAGTATCTGCTAAACGGCTCGAAGTTTGAACAAACAAGCCCAAGCGATAACAACGAGAACAGCGAGCCGGAACAGGCCAGTAGTTGATCCGGTAGTCAAGTATTTTGGGGCACCGAGGGCTTGAGTCGACGGTGCCAGGTCCGACCAACGCGCTATCTGAGGCCGAAACCTACAAGTCGCCGTAGACCGCGGTAATCGGATAACGCCGGTCGCGGCCGAACGCGCGGTGGCTGATCTTCGGCCCGGGGGCGGCCTGAAAACGCTTGTATTCGTTGCGACGGATCAGACCGACCACAAGTTGCACGTCGGCACGGTCAAAACCGCGCGCCACGATCGTATCGATGCCTTCACCGTGTTCCACATAGGCCTCGACGATCGGATCAAGCACGTCATAGGTCGGCAGACTGTCGGTATCGGCCTGATCGGCGGCCAGTTCAGCCGACGGCGCACGTGCCAGAACCCGGTCGGGAATCACTTCGTCGCGGGCGTTGCGCATCGCCGCCAGGCGATAGACCTCGGTCTTGTAGATGTCTTTGAGCGGCGAAAATCCACCGCACATATCGCCGTAGAGCGTGGCATACCCCACCGCCAATTCCGATTTGTTACCGGTGGCCAATACCATGTGCCCGAACTTGTTCGACAGTGACATCAATAGCACGCCGCGCAGCCGCGATTGCAAATTCTGCTCGGCAACACCCGACTCGGCCGCACCAAAAGTCGGCGCCAGCGCGTCGAGCATGGACTCAAAGCCGGATTCGATCGGGATTTCGTCGAACGTCGCACCCAGCCGTTCGGCTTGATCGGCAGCATCGGTATTGCTGATCTCGGCAGTAAATCGTGACGGCATTGATACGGCCCAGACGCGATCGCCGCCGACGGCATCCGCGGCGATCGCCAGCGTGAGCGCCGAGTCGATACCACCGGACAACCCCACCAAAACACCGGGAAAGCCGTTGCGATCGACGTAGTCGCGGGTCGCGCGCACAACGGCATCGTAGACACGGGCATCACGCGCAGCCGGCGTTACGCGATGCTGCACCGGAATCGGCGCCGCTCGTGCTGGCACATCCAGGCAGAACACACCATCGTCGAAGGCCGGCGCACGCTGGACGATTTCACCGCTAGCGGCAACGCTCATCGTCTGGCCGTCGAAGACCAACTCATCCTGACCGCCGACACAATTGATGTAGCAAATCGCTAGGCCATTGGCGCGCGCACGCTCAGCCAGTAGTTGTTCGCGTTCGACCTGCTTATCGGCGTGGAACGGCGAACAATTGAGGTTAACCAGAACCTCGGCGCCGGCCTCGGCTGCATCGGCCGTTGGCTGCGATTCCCATAAATCTTCGCAGATGGTCACGCCTACCCGGCGTCCGGCGATCTCGAACACACAGGTTCCGGCACCGGGCCGATAGTAGCGGCGCTCGTCAAAAACGCCGTAATTGGGCAGACATTGCTTGCGATAGCGGGCCTGAACGGCGCCATCAGCGATTACGGCGGCCGCATTGTAGATGGTGCCGTCGATATACTCCGGATAACCGAAAACGACGGTGATACCCCGGATTTCGGCAACCAGACGATCCAAGGCGCGCGCGACCGCATCCGGCATCGCCGCGCGTAGCAGCAGATCGTCCGGCGGATAGCCGACCAGCGCCATTTCCGGACACACGACGACGTCCGCACCGAGCTGGTCGCGGGCATGCACCGCGGCGTCGATAATCTGGCCACAGTTGCCTTCAATGTCGCCGACCCAGACGTTTTGCTGGGCCAGAGCGAGACGAAGCGGTGATCCGGTCATAAAATTCCTACGGCCGGCTAGCAGACAAACGCAACCGATCAGTCACGCCCGCCGGATTAATTATACGCTGACTCGCTTACCGGCCTTTGGATGTCGGTAAATTGGCGCGCCTTGCCAAGCTTTTAGCCCAGGCACTGCTGCATCGTATCGCCGATTTCGGCCGTCGAACGCACGGTGGCCACACCCGCGGCCGACAGCGCGTTGAATTTGTCCTCGGCCGTGCCTTTACCACCTGAAATGATCGCACCGGCATGGCCCATGCGTTTGCCCGGCGGTGCTGTAACGCCCGCAATATAAGCCACGACCGGTTTGCTGACGTTCGATCGGATGTACTCCGCCGCTTCCTCTTCGGCGGTACCACCGATCTCACCCACCATGACCACGCCTTCAGTCGTCGGGTCGGCTTCGAAACGTTCGAGACAATCGATAAAGCCCAACCCGTGGATCGGATCGCCGCCGATGCCTACGCAGGTGCTCTGGCCTAATCCGTTCAAGGTCGTCTGATAAACCGCTTCGTACGTCAGCGTGCCGGAACGCGAGACTACGCCAATCTTGCCGGCCTGATGAACATGGGCTGGCATGATGCCGATCTTGGCTTGCCCCGGTGTAATCACGCCGGGACAGTTCGGCCCGACCAGCACGCTGTTGCTTTCACTGATCGCCGTACGCACCCGCAGCATATCCAGAACCGGGATGTGCTCGGTGATGGCGATGATGGTCTCAATGCCCGCGCCCACAGCCTCTAAGATAGCGTCAGCCGCGGCCGGCGCCGGCACGTAAATCATGCTGGCATTGGCGCCTGTTTCGGCGACCGCTTCAGCAACCGTGTTGAATACAGGCCGGTCAAGATGGGTTTCCCCGCCGCGGCCCGGCGTTACGCCGCCGACGATGTTGGTGCCGTAGGCGATGCACTGTTCGGAGTGGAACGTCCCCTGCGAGCCGGTAAAACCCTGCACGATCAGGCGGGTGCTGCTATCGACAAGAATACTCATGGTGGCAATCCGTAGTTGTTGGGTCGTACGCGTTGGTTATCGGGGTTTACCCGTTGGCGGCGGCCACGACTTTTTGTGCGGCATCGGTCAGGTTTTCGGCAGCGATCAATTCGAACTCACTGTCCGCCAGTCGCTGGCGACCTTCTTCGGCATTGGTGCCTTCCAGGCGCACCACTACCGGTACATTGATGCCAACATCACCCGCGGCCTGGATAATGCCGTCGGCGATCAGATCGCAGCGCACGATGCCGCCAAAGATATTGACCAGAATGGCGCGCACGTTGTCGCTGGCGGTGATTAGTTTGAAGGCTTCAGTTACGCGTTCGGCCGTCGCCGCGCCGCCGACATCCAGGAAGTTAGCCGGCTCACCGCCATGCAGCTTGACCAGATCCATGGTGCCCATGGCCAGCCCGGCACCGTTGACCATGCAACCGATATTGCCGTCCAACGTAATATAGGCCAGATCGTGTTCGGCCGCTTCGGCCTCGCGCTCATCTTCCTGGCTGACATCGCGCATGCCGGCCGTCTCAGCGTGCCGAAACATGGCGTTGTCGTCGAAGTTCAGTTTGGCGTCGAGTGCCAACAAACCACCGTCAGCGGTGGTAACCAATGGATTGATCTCGATCAGCGAAGCATCTTCGGTCACGAATAGCTCATAGAGCCCTTTCATGATTTTGACGAATTCACCGACCTGGCTCTTATTCAGCCCAAGGAAGAAACCAATGTCGCGCGCCTGATAAGGCGAAAAGCCCGCGGCCGCCGGGACCGTCACTTGCCGGATACGCTCGGGCGTTTTGGCAGCGACTTCTTCGATATCCACACCGCCATCGGGCGATGCAATAAAAGTCACGCGGCGGCTGGCACGATCGACCAGCGCCGAGAGATAGAGCTCGGACGTGACTTCGGCGGGTTTTTCAACGTAGACCGACGGAATCGGCAACCCGCCCGCTCCGGTCTGATGGGTTTCGAGTGTCGCGCCGATCAATGAGTCAGCGGCCGCTCGGACCTGATCGAAATCGTCACAGACTTTGACGCCGCCGGCCTTGCCTCGGCCACCGGTGTGCACTTGCGCTTTTACAACGAAGCGCTCGCCGCCAAGCGCCTTTGCTGCGGCCACCGCATCTTCAGCACTACTGGCCACACGGCCGGCGCCGACCGGCACTCCGTAGCGCTCGAAAAAACCCTTGGCCTGGTATTCGTGAACGTTCATGGCGTTGGCTCTTTTAACTGACCGTTGTCGATAAACTGCGGTATTGTCCTACTCAAGCCGGCTCGCGGCAATCCAATAATGGTTTTTTTATTGTCTGTCGTGTTTTAGACGGGCGCCGCACAAGAGCCACTTGGTCTTTTCGATGATACAAGGGGCGATACAACCTGCCCGGCACTACTTCGCCAACTAAACCACCGAATTGACAATTCAGTATTATCACGTCATCGACGCTGAACCTAATCATGGCACGCACGCTCCTCCTGGTTATCGCCGTTACCGCGCTCGTGATCGGACTACGCCGTGCAACCAACCTGGTGGCTCGCGATCGGCGACGCCGGAAAGCTCGCGCAAAACCGCGGTTTTTGGCCACGCAGCGATGCGCGCGCTGCGGCACCCATTTGGCACCCGGCGTGCAAAAAGCGCACACCGACAACGCGGTATGCGACGTGCCTGAGTGTCGCGCCCGGCTAGCCAAGCATCACGACCATGAGTGACACGACCGTTCCCAACCAGACCACGGCCTCTAGGGCCAACGACTGGCGCTCGCTGCAAACGGTCAACGCTTACCGGCTTCTCATAACTGCCGGGTTGGTCGCCAGCTTAATCCTCGGCACCAATGAAATCCTACTCGGCGCCGACATCAGCCCGAATTTTGAGTGGGGGGCGATCGCCTACGGCATAGCCGCACTGATCGCAATCATCGCCGGTCGGCTGCGTTTTTCGAGTGTCGAGAGCCAGATTGTCGCAACCGTACTGATGGACATCGTCGCACTGGGCTGTCTTGCCGGACTCAGCCAGGGCGTTCGCAGCGGCTTCGAACTGCTGTTGTTGTTGCCGATTGCCACGGCGGGTCTTTTACTCAGCGGCCGATTGGCCGGGGTGCTGGCCGCGATCGCCGTACTAGGGGTTGTCATCCAGGAAGCCATGCGGCCGCTGTTGATCCAGAATGCCGACCCGGCCTTTTTCGAAGCTGGATTAACCGGCGCTAATTACCTGATTGTGGCCGGCCTCGCACACTGGCTCGCATTGCGAATAAACGCCAGCGAGACCATGGCACGGTTTTCGGCCGGTCGCGCGCGGCGTTTTCGCGACCTCAACC
Encoded proteins:
- the sucD gene encoding succinate--CoA ligase subunit alpha, giving the protein MSILVDSSTRLIVQGFTGSQGTFHSEQCIAYGTNIVGGVTPGRGGETHLDRPVFNTVAEAVAETGANASMIYVPAPAAADAILEAVGAGIETIIAITEHIPVLDMLRVRTAISESNSVLVGPNCPGVITPGQAKIGIMPAHVHQAGKIGVVSRSGTLTYEAVYQTTLNGLGQSTCVGIGGDPIHGLGFIDCLERFEADPTTEGVVMVGEIGGTAEEEAAEYIRSNVSKPVVAYIAGVTAPPGKRMGHAGAIISGGKGTAEDKFNALSAAGVATVRSTAEIGDTMQQCLG
- a CDS encoding NAD+ synthase, with product MTGSPLRLALAQQNVWVGDIEGNCGQIIDAAVHARDQLGADVVVCPEMALVGYPPDDLLLRAAMPDAVARALDRLVAEIRGITVVFGYPEYIDGTIYNAAAVIADGAVQARYRKQCLPNYGVFDERRYYRPGAGTCVFEIAGRRVGVTICEDLWESQPTADAAEAGAEVLVNLNCSPFHADKQVEREQLLAERARANGLAICYINCVGGQDELVFDGQTMSVAASGEIVQRAPAFDDGVFCLDVPARAAPIPVQHRVTPAARDARVYDAVVRATRDYVDRNGFPGVLVGLSGGIDSALTLAIAADAVGGDRVWAVSMPSRFTAEISNTDAADQAERLGATFDEIPIESGFESMLDALAPTFGAAESGVAEQNLQSRLRGVLLMSLSNKFGHMVLATGNKSELAVGYATLYGDMCGGFSPLKDIYKTEVYRLAAMRNARDEVIPDRVLARAPSAELAADQADTDSLPTYDVLDPIVEAYVEHGEGIDTIVARGFDRADVQLVVGLIRRNEYKRFQAAPGPKISHRAFGRDRRYPITAVYGDL
- the sucC gene encoding ADP-forming succinate--CoA ligase subunit beta; this encodes MNVHEYQAKGFFERYGVPVGAGRVASSAEDAVAAAKALGGERFVVKAQVHTGGRGKAGGVKVCDDFDQVRAAADSLIGATLETHQTGAGGLPIPSVYVEKPAEVTSELYLSALVDRASRRVTFIASPDGGVDIEEVAAKTPERIRQVTVPAAAGFSPYQARDIGFFLGLNKSQVGEFVKIMKGLYELFVTEDASLIEINPLVTTADGGLLALDAKLNFDDNAMFRHAETAGMRDVSQEDEREAEAAEHDLAYITLDGNIGCMVNGAGLAMGTMDLVKLHGGEPANFLDVGGAATAERVTEAFKLITASDNVRAILVNIFGGIVRCDLIADGIIQAAGDVGINVPVVVRLEGTNAEEGRQRLADSEFELIAAENLTDAAQKVVAAANG
- a CDS encoding outer membrane protein assembly factor BamD yields the protein MRIILLILSVVVVATLAGCANNSGINETGYSDKPLVDSQGNKLTKADAKQVYRAAHQFLVEEKPDKALRLYANIGARFPFSSVAVQAALETITAHQRAREYKAAVKAADQFIKQHPQHAHIDYAYYMRGVSNYKLNKNHFLGAPADRRNVDHLIQAFSDFKIVTTNYPQSDYAADARQHMVAIRNRVAKFNLRIANYYLARDAYVGASQRANKIIENYQGAQATPKALQIMQQSYQKLDMPQLAAEARSILQASYPQYLLNGSKFEQTSPSDNNENSEPEQASS